The DNA sequence ATGCCGCGATTCAACGTACCGAAGCCCAGGCACCGTTCGATCTGGCTGGCAGTGCGAAGGTGGAACAAGCCGAGTTGCCCGCCGACTGGTGGAAACTCTATGACGATCCCCTCCTCGACCGGCTGGTGAGCGAGGCGCTGGAACGCAATACCGACGTGCGCCTGGCCTATCACAACCTGCGGCGCGCCTACGAGGGCTTCCAGATGGCCCATCACGCGCAGGAAATCGAGATTGGTGGTGCCGGCTCGCTCGCGCGTGGTCAGCTATCCAGTGAGTCACTGGCACTGCAGGAAAAAATCCCGGTGATGAACCTCGCCGATGCCGGGCTTTCGGTCGGCTATCAGCTCGATCTGTTCGGCAAGCTCAAGCGCGCCGCCGAATCAGCCGGAGCCAGTGCTGATGCCAGCGCCGCGGCCCTCGATGCCGCCCGTATCACCGTCGTGGCTCAGGTCGTGCGCAATTATGTCGAGGCCTGCCACGCGGGCGAAGAACTGAAGATCGCCAAGCATTCATTGGATATTCAACAACGCCAGCTGGATGTGGCCACGCGGCTGTTCAGCGGCGGTCGCGGCAACGAAGTAGACGTGGCTCGCGCACGCGCTCAGGTCGAGGCGCTGCGTGCCGAGGTTCCTCCGTTCGAGACGAAAAAATCCGCAGCGCTTTATCAAGTCGCCGCCCTGCTCGGCCGCACGCCCGGTGACTTGCCAGAACCAGTCATTACCTGCAGCCACGCGCCGCAGCTGAGCCAGCCGATTCCGGTTGGCGATGGCGCGGCGTTGCTCAAGCGTCGTCCGGACGTCCGCGCGGCGGAACGCAGCCTGGCTGCTGCCACCGCAGATATCGGGGTCGCCACCGCAATGATGTACCCGGAAATCAGCCTCGGCGCCTCGGCCGGCTATACCGGCATGCTCGAACACATCGCCGATCCTATTACCCGTCGTTGGGAATTCGGGCCGTCCATTTCCTGGCACATCCCGACGAAAGTCGACCGCGCGCGGGTCCGTGCCATGGAAGCCGGCGCCGACGCGGCCCTTGCGCGTTTCGACGGCGCGGTACTCAACGCCCTGCGCGAAACCCAAACGCTGTTGGCGCGGTATGCCGACGATTTGCAGCGCAACCGTGCCCTGCGCGATTCCCGCGACGCCGCCAGCCGCGCTGCCGATCACACCCGTCGGCTCTACCAGGAAGGCCGTTTGGCCTATCTCGACAGCCTCGACACCGAGCGCACCCTGGCCTTTGCCGAAGCCGCCTTGGCGGAATCCGAAGCACAGCTTTCGCTGGATCAGGTCAACCTGTTCCTGGCGTTGGGTGGCGGATGGGAAGACGCTGAGCGTACGCCGTCGACCCAGCTTGCCCATTGAGCTATCTGCACAACGCTGATCGCGCGATGCCAGGACAAATGACGCTTTCCAGACTCAGAGTGAGATGACAGAAAGAACCGCTTCATTCGTCGCGCCCGGTGTCAGCAAGCGGGACTTGGCAAGTGGCATAGAGGATAGGTAACCAATGGATTTACTTCATGCGATGCGAGTATTCGTACGGGTAGCCGACGCCGGCAGCTTCACGGCGGCGGCGCTGCAGTCCGATACCTCCACCGCTCAGGTTTCCCGGCTGGTGTCGGAGCTGGAAAATCATCTGCAAGCGCGTCTGCTGCACCGCACAACGCGGCGTCTGTCTCTGACCGAAGCGGGCCAGCGTTTTCTCGAGCAAAGCCGCGCGATCCTTGATCAGGTCGAGCTGGCGCGGGTCGAAGCCAGCGGCGCGCATCTGGTGCCCAGAGGGCGGTTGCGGGTGCATTCCACCATCGGCCTGGGCATCCAGCTGCTGGCGACGCTTGCCGGCCGCTACGACGAGATCTATCCGGATGTCTATCTGGACCTGATCCTCTCCCAGCGCCAACCCGATTTGCTGGAAGACAACCTCGACGTGATCATCACACTGTCGCGCGAGCTGCCGGATTCCGAGTTGATTGCCCAGCGACTGGGTACGGTATTTCACGTCGTCTGCGCCTCGCCGAGTTACATCGAACAGCACGGTGCGCCGAAGGTGCCGGCCGATCTCCAACAGCATCGCTGCCTGCGGCTTGCCGATCCGGTGTTCGCCGACAGCTGGAGCTTCATCGGCGATGGCATCGAGCAGACGATTCAACCCAGCGAAACCTTCAAGGTGAACGTGGCCGAAGCCATGAGTTCGGCTGCCGAAGCGGGCATGGGCGTGTGTTTGTTGCCCGATTACGTGGCGGTCCCGGCGCTGCAGCGCGGTACGCTGGTGCGGCTGTTGCCGCAGTTCCGTCTGCAGGAAAAAACCATCTACGCGCTCTACCCGTCGCGACGGTTCCTCGATGCCAAGGTCAAGACCTGGGTCGAGTTCCTTAAAGCGGAATTGCCGCAAGCCTTCGCCAGCTATCACCAGCTCATCCAGAACCCCAAATACTGGGCCTGAAGATTGTTACCACAGCGGTAACGATCCCTCTCCGGAAACGCCATTTTTCCGCGGTTCGGCATTCTTTATTCTTTGCCTCGTGGCAGTAGGCGGTTGATTTCGATCCCGCGCTGCATCGGTTGCACGATCGCTCCTTTCGGTCGACCGATGCCCTGTCATCTTTGGCTGCCTTTCCTCGTTGGCAGCCAGTTTTAATTCCCCAAGCGCTCGCCGCATCTGGCGGGCGTCAAAAACGCAAAGAGGTCGTTATGAAAAATCTGCTCTGGATTGCCGGCTTGTCCGTGTTCGCTCAACTGGCTATCGCTGCTCCGCAGCCCGCTCCTTATCAATACGGCGACAAGCTGGACATCGCCGAGATCATCTCGATGGAAGTACCGAACGGCGGCTGTGAAGTGGTCGAAGCCAAGATGACCTATCTTGACTCCAAGGGCGAAACTCAGGTGATGAGCTATCTGCGCCAGGGCGCTGACTGCAACGATCACTGATCGACTGTCCGCCATCCCCTCAATCGGTCATTTCATCCCTAGCCGCTCGCGCATATCCGCTGTAATCGTTTGATCCGTCTCGTCGATTTCGGCCCAGGGGTCGTCGTCGCCCTGCTCTTCCAGCCGTGACATGAGGTTGCGGATGGTCCAGAGATTGGCGCCCTTGAGCTCGGCGAGCTCGTCGCGGTGAATCGGCACCGACACCGAAAGCCCTTCACGCGCCCGCACCGAATAGGCGGCGACGGTGCTGGCGCCCTG is a window from the Pseudomonas sp. MTM4 genome containing:
- a CDS encoding efflux transporter outer membrane subunit; this translates as MKRHNLTALLALVGTLSACTMVGPDYRLPDDAAIQRTEAQAPFDLAGSAKVEQAELPADWWKLYDDPLLDRLVSEALERNTDVRLAYHNLRRAYEGFQMAHHAQEIEIGGAGSLARGQLSSESLALQEKIPVMNLADAGLSVGYQLDLFGKLKRAAESAGASADASAAALDAARITVVAQVVRNYVEACHAGEELKIAKHSLDIQQRQLDVATRLFSGGRGNEVDVARARAQVEALRAEVPPFETKKSAALYQVAALLGRTPGDLPEPVITCSHAPQLSQPIPVGDGAALLKRRPDVRAAERSLAAATADIGVATAMMYPEISLGASAGYTGMLEHIADPITRRWEFGPSISWHIPTKVDRARVRAMEAGADAALARFDGAVLNALRETQTLLARYADDLQRNRALRDSRDAASRAADHTRRLYQEGRLAYLDSLDTERTLAFAEAALAESEAQLSLDQVNLFLALGGGWEDAERTPSTQLAH
- a CDS encoding LysR family transcriptional regulator → MDLLHAMRVFVRVADAGSFTAAALQSDTSTAQVSRLVSELENHLQARLLHRTTRRLSLTEAGQRFLEQSRAILDQVELARVEASGAHLVPRGRLRVHSTIGLGIQLLATLAGRYDEIYPDVYLDLILSQRQPDLLEDNLDVIITLSRELPDSELIAQRLGTVFHVVCASPSYIEQHGAPKVPADLQQHRCLRLADPVFADSWSFIGDGIEQTIQPSETFKVNVAEAMSSAAEAGMGVCLLPDYVAVPALQRGTLVRLLPQFRLQEKTIYALYPSRRFLDAKVKTWVEFLKAELPQAFASYHQLIQNPKYWA
- a CDS encoding DUF2790 domain-containing protein: MKNLLWIAGLSVFAQLAIAAPQPAPYQYGDKLDIAEIISMEVPNGGCEVVEAKMTYLDSKGETQVMSYLRQGADCNDH